From Bacteroidota bacterium:
GTTGTCCGGGAGATTCTGGAAAAGTGCGGGCAGACATTCCGCACCTATCGCAACACCGTACTGGTGCTGGCGGCCGATGAGGGCGAACTTGCTGCGACTCGACAACACGTCAAGCGCCTTCTGGCCTACCGCGCGATCCACGAGGACAAAGCCTTGTGGCGTCAGCTCTCAGAAGAGAACCGAAAAGCAGTGGAGAACAAGTTCAAGGAGACAGAAGGCGGCATCGCCCATCGCCTGATGAGTGCCTATCGTCACCTGGCTAAAGCCGGTGAGCAAGGGGTCCAATGGCTCGACCTTGGCTTGCCCACAGTCGGGATGAAGCGGTCGCTCTCTCATCGGGTGCGCGAATACTTGCGGAGCGAAGACTTACTGCTCAACAAGATCTCGCCCCGGTACATTCTGGAAAAGGCGATGGGGACCGAACCGGAGAAAGCCGTGGATGAGCTCTACGAGGCGTTTCTACGGTATTCGAACCTGCCCATGTTGGAGAGCAAGCAGGTGCTGCTCCACGCCATTGCGCAGGGCGTGCGGGAGAAGGTCTTTGGAGTACGGATCGGTGACCGCACCTTCTTCGGAGAGAACGTCTTATCACAGCTCGGAGCAGGTGCGATCGTCGTGCGTGAGCCGGAACTCCCGCCTGAACCGCCATCAGGAACGGGAGGGGGAACCACCACCCTGGAGCGTCCAACGCAGGGCACTCAAGAAGATGGCTCCCCTAGGCCTGGCCCCAGCACACCAGTAATTCGCGAGTACAGGCTGGAAGTCGTCGTCCCTTGGGACAGACTCTCCGACTTCGTTAG
This genomic window contains:
- a CDS encoding ATP-binding protein; protein product: VVREILEKCGQTFRTYRNTVLVLAADEGELAATRQHVKRLLAYRAIHEDKALWRQLSEENRKAVENKFKETEGGIAHRLMSAYRHLAKAGEQGVQWLDLGLPTVGMKRSLSHRVREYLRSEDLLLNKISPRYILEKAMGTEPEKAVDELYEAFLRYSNLPMLESKQVLLHAIAQGVREKVFGVRIGDRTFFGENVLSQLGAGAIVVREPELPPEPPSGTGGGTTTLERPTQGTQEDGSPRPGPSTPVIREYRLEVVVPWDRLSDFVSGVIRPLRLDGAEITLQIHMEAQSQNGIKQMTLEHKVRETLRQIGAQILKEEPL